GATATTAGTTACTAACGACCAATTAGCACCCAATCCATTATGGACCTTATTTATAGAGTTTAGTCTGACCCTAGTTTCTAAGATACCAAATAAACCTACATTATTGAGATGCAGAAACCTTCTAACATCAGTCTGCTTATTACTACTATTAAACCCTGTAACATTCCAAAACCCAATGCTACCCATTCTCTAGCAAAGGCAAACCATCAACCACCTCACTTTCACTGATCTCTCTAACATGGATAGAACGTTCCAAAACTTCCAGGAAAGTCCTCCTACCACTACTCACACTTATCCCACCCTGCCGAGTAAATTGAGTAATAATTCTGGAAGGAGAGAAGGAAGGATGAAATGAGAAAGGCATTGGAGTAACAAAGGCACCAACCCCTTCAAACAGACCCTCCCCACTCCTAGTCATCATCACTCTAGACTGTTCAGCACAAAGACTGCACGGACCCGCAAAGAATCGGCACTATGGTTTGAACAAAGAAGCACTGGCCGGGGAATAGGAGCGATAGTCTTCTTTGGTACCCGTGTCTTCCTACCACGCACAAGGCCCCTTAGTCTGTTTGTCCTTACTTCGCAATCTCTAGAGTAATGACCCAAACCTTTACACTCAGTACAAATGGTAGGTCTCCACTCATAGTGAACAATCTGCCTATGTTTAACATCCAATTCATCCATAAACTCAATAACTTCAGGCAAATCATCCCCCATTTTAACCTCAACCATGATACGAGCATAACCAAGGAAAGTCTTCATTGTGTATTACTATCACACCGATAGGAGTCCCAACAGACTAGCAATTTTCTTAAGAGCATTTCCCAATTTCGGAGGAGCCCATAAAATCTAATCCAAATTGGAACCATATCAACTGCCTCCCTGATAAGTTTCGACTCCGGTAACCATTCCTTGACAACAACCGGCTTATTATCAAAGAAAACCGGTCCTGCTTGCAATACTCTCATTTTCATGGCTTCAGTTTTAAAGCGCACCAGAAAAATACCATTAGAATGAAAAGCAATCTTCTCTATTTCAGTATATCCCCAGATACGTTTAACAAAACCATCTATGACCTTAAAAGGAGGATTCGCTCCAAGGACATAACAATATACAGCAGTTGACCAATACTCTAACTCGTCTTTAACATCAGAGTCTGTTAGCTGAAGCCCACTTACCCTAGATGATGACGACGACTCCGAGATTTGCCCACCACTGCGTCCTTGAACCTCCACCCAATCCTCATCAGATTCTTCTTCGAGGATCGATTCCATCACCTCACTTAGGTTGTAAGGACGAAGAACCGATACTGGCTCCTCAGTACCTGCATCCGAATCCCCCAAATCAGGCGGATTCAAAGGCAAAACACGAAATCGAGATCCAGAATTTTGATTATTATTAGTACTATTAATATTcgatgaattattattattattaagtgaattttttgtgttttttgtatTATTTGATGATATTATCCTTACTAATCTACTAGATTTAGGGTAGTTTTTCTTTTGTTTAGCCATTGCTAATCGCAGAAATCGATCCCTAAATCGCTTCTCTCTCTATTCATGTTAAATTGTTAGGGTATGATTTTGTAATGTCTGATTTATGATTCATTAGTTGTATTTGAATGATCGCACTCGCCGTGACTGTTTCGGGATGTGCATGATGGAGATGCTATTATGGTGAAATCGATGTAGGTTTCTGTGGTTATTAGGCAAATAGCTCTCCTTCGGTCAACTTAGTGGAATTAGCCAACCTAAGGCACCAAAACTGAAAACTTTTTAGTAAAAACCGGGAGTAAGTCTACTTTGAGACTCTCTTAGTTTTTGGGTTATAGAACCTCATTGATTTCCTCGTCAAAATGCGCATACACCCTAGTACGTCGTCTCTCTCACCTAGCAGTCTAATTGTCTAACACACTACGCCAATGCATCCGACAACCATCACCCCCATTCTGACTTCACAAAACCAAGTAACAGTTCTGCTTATGTAGTTTCAGAACATTCAACACTGTACTTAGCTTCTGGTATGTACGGATGTGGCTCTATAAGCTTCTAGTATGTACAAATGTGCCCTTAATGAATGAGATCTTCTTGTATGAGACCTCTTTTAACAAGAATTTGTCACAAAGCTATACAAAACAAGGGGATGTTTGTTTGGCTAAAAGGGTAGTACAAAGATTTGATTATGGCATCTCTTGCTAGACAAAAGGTTAATATACAATTGTGATTATCTATGAAATTCTTCTGCATTGTGGCTGTTCATTGAGAAATGATATTAATATTATTGTAGATGTATTTCGCATTTTAACAGTTTGAGTCGGGCATCCGATTTGCTTGGTCATGTAATCTAAGAGGTAATTGACATGATTTCTATAATTCTATTACAGTGTAATCTTTTGTGAAGCTGTTGCTATTTATGGCGTCATCGTGGCTATCATTCTACAAACAAAGTTGGAGAGTGTCCCATCATCCCAGATCTATGCACCTGAGTCACTTCGAGCAGGATATGCTATCTTTGCATCAGGGATCATCGTTGGATTTGCCAATCTTGTTTGTGGGTGAGTTCCTACGTCACTTTGCCCTGAACTTCACACCTACTGATGTCTTGCACTACTTCTATTAGTAATCTGATTCTCAGCACCTTATCAAAAAAATTCTTCTCTGACACGCTTAGACGCAAGACTAGGGATGTCAATGGGGCGGGGtgggtgcggaggaggggtaaccTGCACCCGGATCCGCGAACTGTAATGCGTACCCACACCCGCCCCGCGACCCGCAGCGGGTTGAACTTTTCAAACCTGTCCCCGCCCCGCGGTGACCCGTTGACCCGCCAAATTACCTATCTCCTCacaaaataatttttaaaaatataaatcttGAATCTAAAACATAATAGTCTCGTACTCTCGTACATCTTATACAAATAAGTTTCCACAAAATGGTCCAACATTTAATTAACAAGTACACAAGTTTTTCAAACCACAAAATAGTTTGAGTAttagcgtttttttttttttggggtatAGGTTGTTGGGTATTTGGGTGGGTAAGAACTAAGAAGTAGATGGAATTTGTCTAGGTTTATGAAAAAATGGTTTTAAGTTTTTTATCtaagttatttttatttttatatattacAAATTTGTCTAGGTTTATGAGTAAGGCGGGTATAACCGAAGCGGGGACATGCGGGGCGGGGCGGGGTGGGTATGGGGCGGATCTCACGTGATACCCACACCCGCCCCACGACCCGCGACGAATGACGCTTTTgaaacccatccccgccccacgaCCCATCAAATCATTACCCGCCCCCGCCCCAAGTGGGGCGGGTGTGGGGACGAGACCCGGCAAAACCCGCCCCACTGACATCCCTACGCAAGACTTGGTGAGGCAGTAGACAAAATGCGTCGGAACGCTTTGTGCATACGGTGTTGATAGCGAGGCACACTACTGTgaaatttccatttttttttccgTCTAGTACTGTTACTCTCCCTTTTTTCTGCCCAATCATCCATAACTTATCTAGTAGTGCCTTTTTAAATCCAAAAAACCACAATTTTTGCAGGATATTCTATTTGATTCTTCCTATGTAATACCATGTTCTTCCCGGATTCTGTTTTGGGATTTTATGCCATCCCATTTGTTTTTGCAGCTCCACCACAACTCTACCCACCAAATGCAATGCGCTGGCAAGCCCCTTTCTCCGCCTTTGGTGCCACCCTCTCCCTCACCCCTTTCCCCATCCTTCGCCCAGCATAAAACACAGCTGTTTTTCTCTCACCACCAGATCTTGGTCGTAGATAGCAATGGTTGTGGGTGGTCGGAAAGAGACGTCGTGGGTGGTCGAAATGGGGTTATCGTGATCTAAGTGTGTCTGTGTGTGTtggggggtggggggggggggggggtggaggAGCGTCGAGTGGTCTGTCCTGGTCATGGGATTGTTCGGTGGTGGCAGTTTTGGAGGTAGTGGTGGCATAGCTGCAGAGGTGATGGGGGTGTGGTGGTTGTCGGTGCTGGGCTTGAGTGTGGTGGCCGACAGTGTTGGGTTTGGGTGTGGTGGGGGTGGCGCACTTGGTGTTGTGGAGTGTAGTTGGAGGAGGTACTCTAGCTGTTAGTGTGGTGTGGTGGTGCAAGGGTTGGAGGAGAATGTTAAAGGCTGAGGGAGTACAAGAGAGGGTGAGGAATTTAGAAAGGGATAATTTGCTGggttttttctttttaaagaaaTGATATGGTGAATGAGTTGGAAAAGAAACGTGGTACGAATCCAAACAGGGAGTAGTTAAATCATAAACGTAACCAAAACAATGTACCCAGGTTGAAGCCTAATTAACATGAATTTCCTCTCACCCTGAACTACTTGCCACCTACTCTCTTCTCCTAAAGTCCTAAACTACCACCCGCATTACCCAACATTTTCCTATGACATCCACGACATGACCTTTCTGAGGAGGGTCCGAGGCGACAAAGCGAAAGATACATGCCTTGTGGCCAAGGGGCACATAATTTCCAAAAACAGATTTGTGTATTCTAGATTGAGTTGTGTGCAATATTTTCCTGTTTTGGATTTTAAAAAGGGTTACACATTCCTCTGTTGGATTTTATGGATAATTCGCCGAAGAGAAGAGCACGAAAAATAATAATTTGAAATCGCATTATAGTGCGCTGTTTGTGTCTTGTCTGTAAGGCGGACTGTGACGTTTTGGCTAGTGCCTCCCTGAACCTTGGACTTAGTGTGCCTTGAGGGCAGGGCGTGCTTTTAGAATTGAAGGCCTGGTTTAGTCCTCCCTTCGCAGCAGCGCCGGGCCACAACATACAAAAGGGCCCAAACATGTGGATTGGGCGAGGCTGGGCCAAATGTGTGGGCCTACTTTTTTGGCCCAAACCCGGACCATGCGGGCTAAAATGGGGTTTTCGGGGCATTACAGGTCCTTGTTTTAATTTCTCACTTTTTAAAAGTGGAATACTTCTAACAACTATAGAAGAATAGAAAAGAATTTATCTTATGATAAATACAAACAAAACCAAATCTACCTTGTCTCCTAATCAGTAGTGGGTGCACTTATACTGTTTAAGCCTCCTCAACCAAATTTGAACTGTAGTCATATCCTCGTATATGAAGTAAGTCACATGTgtgtgtttttttctttttttcaaattTGAGCATTTTATCTTGGACATTTTTTTATATACTCAATActttatatttttaattaaatttttgTTCTGAACACGCGTCCCCATACTGGAATCCTCATTTTCGGACACGTTCCCGTGTCCCAATATCTGAATTAGGACGAGTGGGACCCTTGACGCCTGTACTCTTGTTAGTGTAACATCGCATGCCAAAGGAATATCAAGTAAAGGACTGTACTTGAATTTTCCCCAATTTTAAGCCTTTATCTTGAACATTTCTTCTGTCTGTTCAAATACTCTTAAATatttcatattactaattaaattTTTGTTTCGGAGACGTGTCCCCTTGCTATCCTCATTTTCTTATGAGTTTCTTGTATCTAGGTTTGTGTATTAAAATTTTTGTTTTGAGGGCGTGTTCCCGTAGTCAAGTCCTCATTTTCGGTTAGGGTTCTTGTATCTCGGTTCGGGTGTCTCGTATCTGACTTATGACGAGTGGGATACTTGAATATCAATCTGTTCCTAACGCCCATGCCATGTGGGAGTAACATAGTGTGCCAAAAAGAAAGTGGTATATTATGAGAATATGGAGCGAGTATTTGTTTTGCAAATAGTGGTACACCTGGTGTGCACGAGGCATGTCCCTTTGCCTCACTTCTTGCGCCTCGTCACCATGGGTCCTTGTCACCTTGGTGTGTGCCTTGTTACTTTGAAACTAAAAAACTAAACTAGTGCCTAACTTGTTTTTGCTACAGGATATGCGTAGGTGTAATTGGAAGCAGCTGTGCGCTCTCTGATGCTCAGAACTCCTCATTATTTGTGAAGATTCTAGTGATCGAGATTTTTGGTAGTGCTCTTGGGTTGTTTGGTGTGATTGTTGGTATCATTATGTCGGCCCAAGCAACATGGCCCGCGAAGGCTGCTTGATGTGTTATTCAAGCACAAAATCATGTCATTTCAAGCTCGCCTGGGCATTCCGGTGTTCAGACTTCAGCAGCCAGTATGCCTACTGTTTTGTACACTCTTGTCATCTTTTGTATGTATATTCAAAGCAAATCTCATCAACATctgtttatttattattttttcccCCTTGTATTTTCGAAATAAATTACATTCGAGGCTCAAGTAGAGTGGGGCGCAATATTTTGTCTTTTAATTATTTAAAACATGAATAACATGTGAAGCTTATCGCTTCTAGAAAGATTCATTGCAGAATATTTTTGATTGTATCGATTCAGCAATTTGGCCTTCTGTTTTTGTACTGTCGCCTCAAAACTTATATGTGGATATTAGGATTTAGGCCGTGTCTTGTGTGACCAAGACGGTGATGTTGCCTGTTGTACCAGTTAGGGTACCTAATTGAGTAAACTAGTTTCTATCTGGTGATGCCCTATCAGTACCACCCTTGATGAGTTTTGAACCCAACATCAGTTGACAAAGTAGCCGACACATTTCTGACGTCATATACTACTAGTATAGCAGGGTAAACGCAAGGATTCACCTTCGAAAAAGGCACTAAGTTGTGAATATCTTTAGAGCTGGCAAAAGATGACCTGACCCGAGGAACTCGACCCGACCCGTCTGAAACCCGACCCGATATAACCCGAAAATTGGGTGAATCGAAACCGACCTGACCCGACCCGATCCGACCCGATAACCGATAGCAGCCTGCCAGCCTTATTTTTTCCAACCCGAACTTGATCTGAACCGACCCGATCCGTGACCCGATATTTTCTCAACCCGATAATGAATTAGCTTAATataatggtttaaataacacAAAACTGACATTCAActtaattattttcacttaaaactaCAATTAATAAACCTGCccattgtttaaatataaaattaCCATCTAAAACTAAATATATAAGATAAAGTATGTGTTGATAACCTGACCCGACACTGATCCGACCCCCGACTTGTCACCCGTTGATGACCCGACCGAAGATGACCCGACATGAaccgacccgacccaaacccgtcACTGACCCGGCATAACCcaaacccgatatgacccgacccgtaaccgacccgagtgacccgattgccacctctaaatATCTTCCTTCTCAAAGTCTTCTAGTTAGGCAACATATTTTACTGTATTTTTTGACTGTAGGAAATAACTTATAATAATCCCAAAAGGTACAAAGCAAGTTATTCGACTAAGTAAAACACCAGAAACACGATTACCAAATCTAGTGCTACAAAGCCAAATTTAGAGAtgacataaacataaattaagacTACAACATTAAACTAGAGTAGCGAAGACAGGCTGGTGGCCCAATCACTTCCCACATACGCCGGGAGTGTTTTAGGCTCCCTTCGACTTTTTGCAATGAAATGCGGTCACTTGTTACTAGCTTCTGGTACGGACTGAAGGATGGTAAAAGGAAGATCCCTTGAATAACGTGGCGAAAGCTATGTTGGCCTAAGTGTTTACGGGGCCTTGGGTTTCGGGATTTTAAAAATTTTAATCTAGTATAGCAGGGATGGCGTCTTATGACTTGTCTAGATAGTTTGATGGTTCGTGTGTTCAAAGGTAAGTACTTCCTCATTCGTCTTTTATGGAAGCTAATCTTGGAACGAACTCGAGTTTTACATAGAAAAGCATATGGGAAGCTAGAAGGGTCTTTAGTTTAGGAATACGTAGAAGGATTGGTGACGAGCTTGATACACGAATATGGAGGGACCCTTGGATCTCGGGAACTCAGGTGAGGAGGATTATTTCTCTTATGGGACATTTTAGTGAGGATATGTGAGTAAGTGAGCTTATGATGGCAAATGATGGAGGTTGAATAAGGAGCTGCTGACGACAGTGCTGCTGCCGTTTGAACTCCGAAAGGGGGCTGAATATTCGACTTGGAGTGACTCATCATTTGGATTCCTGGTGCTGGGATCCGGATAGGAATGGGGAGTATATTGTCCAATCAGCATATAGTTTATTGATGGAAGATGAGGATGTAGGTGTGGGCTAGTCAGATGATGCTCGCGAACGATCGGATGGAATAAAATCTGGAAAGTACCGGTTATACCTCGTATAAAGTTATTTTTCTGGCAGCTGTGTAACGATGCAATAGCAACACGACATAATATTGCTAAACGTATCGGCTCCTCAGATGATGTATGTGTTCAAATGCCATACTTGTGTGGAGACATGTCTCCCATGTAATTAGGGATTGTGGATGGGTGAAAGAGTTTTGGGAAGGGCTGGGATTTGCGGTGATGTAAGGAGGTGGGAATGGTAGGGAACGGGAATGGGTGGAAGAAAATATGAGGGCGGTGGATATGGGAGAACGTATGGAGTTTATGAGAGCTTGTTGTGCAATCTGGGAGAAGCGAAATAAGGCTATTTTTGAGGGAGAGGAGTGGCGCGCGGATGTGGTGGTAAATAGAACGAAGGAGCTGCTTGTCGATATTCAGCAAGGTTGTGCGGGAAATGGTGAGTTGGTGGCTGATGTTGAGCTGTGTACGGGCTGGATTAAGCCGGCGGAGGGTGTGAAGAAAATAAACGTTGATGCGGGGTGTATGGAGGGTGTTGGGGTGGGGTGGGGAGCAGTGTGTTCTGATACAGAGGGGAAAATCGAATGGTGTGGTGTGGTGCGAGATAAGAGATCGATGGCACCACAAGAGGCTGAGGCTATGGCGATACTGATTGGATTTCAAGAAGCGCGTAGACGCGAGAACACAAGAGTGCTTGTGGAAAATGATTGCTTGGATGTGGTGAAGGATTCACAGATGCGGAAGACTGGACGCAATGAAATTTTCTTAGTTTATGATGACATTTTTTCTATTTGTTCCCAGTTTGAGCAATGCTCTTTTGCTTTTGTTCGTAGGAATTTTAATAGGGTAGCGCATGAACTAGCTCATTATGCTCCTTGGTTAGAAGGATGTCGAATATGGACGGAGGATTTTCCTTTGTAGATTGAACATTTTGCTGCAATTGATTTGGAAGTTATAAATTAAGCCCGCGTTTGggttttcctaaaaaaaaaaaaaaagatgggcTAGTGAAGGACGTAAGATTGGCCACGAGCATTTGTCCCAACTACATCAACATTGAAGACCTCCAAATCCATCGATACATACGAACCGCTGAATGATAATAGCAAGGTGAACTTGCGTTCTTGCGAAAAGAACGTAGAAAGAAAATTTGAATAGCAAGACGACGAAGTGTGCCATCGACGGAGATAAATCTACACCACCTTAAGTTTCGAATCCTTTGGTCGTAGAACCAATAAATCGAGAAAGTCATCCTAGAAATAATTGGGAAGAAAGACACTCCCTCAACCAAACTACCATCACCCAAATACTGATCCGACAATACCTCTTAAAACCAATATCGGTTGTAACCAACACGAACCCAAGAGAGCACCATCGCTATCCCATCAAAACCATTTATTTGACATAACATATCCCTAATTAAACAACAAGCAACACAAGGAATACAACAAAGACTCCTATAATAGGAGATTTTTAGGAAAAACAAACTAGCTATTAAAAGAAATTGTGATGACATAAGGTTAAGGAAAGAGACCACCCCTCCAATCTAACCATCCACACTGAAAAACCCGTCATACAACCGCTCATAAACTCATAGATTCCAAAAAACACAATAAACCTAGTACGACAACAAAGGTAAGAACAAATAAAATTCGACCAAATCATCATGATCCAACGACAAACGACCAGACAACAACAAAGACACAAACAAGAGTTGCTATTAAGACACCCCCGGACGATCTAAGACTACCGAAAACAACCATAAACACACATGCATGCACCAAACGGGAAGAGAGACCAACACAAGTTGCACACAGGACAATAAGACAACAATCCAATAGGTTGGGAAAGAGGCGAGGGACAAGGGAACGCCGTATCGGATGATCAGACCCATAAACATAAAACACAACAATGGACCTCACCAAGGTCCGACCGCGAAGCCTAGGAGGTGGGTGATAggtacattatatatatatatatatatatatatatatatatatata
The Silene latifolia isolate original U9 population chromosome 11, ASM4854445v1, whole genome shotgun sequence genome window above contains:
- the LOC141611703 gene encoding V-type proton ATPase subunit c''2 — its product is MATAVIASSWGRALVQISPYTFAALGIALSIGVSVLGAAWGIYITGSSLIGAAIKAPRITSKNLISVIFCEAVAIYGVIVAIILQTKLESVPSSQIYAPESLRAGYAIFASGIIVGFANLVCGICVGVIGSSCALSDAQNSSLFVKILVIEIFGSALGLFGVIVGIIMSAQATWPAKAA
- the LOC141613494 gene encoding uncharacterized protein LOC141613494, whose protein sequence is MRAVDMGERMEFMRACCAIWEKRNKAIFEGEEWRADVVVNRTKELLVDIQQGCAGNGELVADVELCTGWIKPAEGVKKINVDAGCMEGVGVGWGAVCSDTEGKIEWCGVVRDKRSMAPQEAEAMAILIGFQEARRRENTRVLVENDCLDVVKDSQMRKTGRNEIFLVYDDIFSICSQFEQCSFAFVRRNFNRVAHELAHYAPWMNRDESDSQFRSPPISAFHFKLTTISSLADVD